Part of the Motacilla alba alba isolate MOTALB_02 chromosome Z, Motacilla_alba_V1.0_pri, whole genome shotgun sequence genome, ATTCTTCTAGGTCTTCTACAAGAAGGTAAGCAATACTAGAAAGCTTGCACTTTGAAATGACAGGACATGCTAGCAAAACCAAAGCAGTATTTTGACCTcagtttgaggaaaaaaaggcaagaaatttGCCCTTCTCTCTCTGCGTGAGCTCCACCTGTGGGTCTGgtaatctgtttttttccctcctaattTTCATGTCTACTCCTCACCACCTCCAATCCAGAAATAGGTAAAGCTTTAAATAGTAATGTATCAATTTCCACACATTTTCAAATACTGGAAAATTCTCTCCATTTATCATACCCCTCTCTGCAATGCCATAGTGcctcaaatattttctcagagTGGGCAGCATCCTCCACCTTGCTCCACTTCTGTGCATCACTTCCCTCTCTCCTATACCCAATCTTCCATCACTGAACATGAAATAATGTGGCAAAGTTTTAGTGTTGTAGGCGCTTTCTGTAACTTGTAATGGTGCCATTATATCATCAACCTTTCCTTGCCTGGTAATTCCCCCCTTAGGAACTCCAGCATGAATCACTTGGCAAAACACAACTAAATTCACATTAGAAGTCTTAGCAGGTTCTTCAAAAGCAGCACTCTTATAACCTTCTGATGAAAATACCACAAGAAGAAGATCTAGAGAAGAGATGTGAACACAGTTCAGCTGACATGAACTGGCACACTAATATCTTCCCCTATACAAACTGGACAAAATATAATCAAATCTGCATGAGAAGAGGGTGTAAGGATAGCAGTTATTCTCACTGCACCTCAGGCAGAGGAAAACCACATCAGTACTGAATATCTGTATCCTAGTTGTGCATGCACACATTCAAACTAAAAACTCGTTAGAAAATGTGAGTGCAAGGCAGTTATGTCTGCAGTTCATGCCTGCCCAAAGGAAAGTAGCAGGGAAGACACTCTGTTCTTCAAACGTCACAGATATCTCCTGACTTACAAAAGGAGAAGCTGCCTAAAGCCAAAAGTGAAATATCAGAAATAGGCTCAAAAAGTGAgcagaaaatgatgaaaaaaggaaaaattatgagACACAATAGACTTAAGTTCCACCCAGCAGCTCACTGGGTACCACACACACCAGATGACACATCTGTAAGATCTTTGCAACAGATGAACAGAGAAGACAGCATATCCCAATGTAATGTACACCAAAAGAagccaaacaacaaaaaaaatccacagtgaGACTTTATAGCAACAGTGCGCACATTAATTgagttaaatttttaaaaaatcacaggaGAAAATCCCATTCTTGCTTTTTCAGCAGCCATGGGGATCTCTTGCTGCTGGAAGTGACGCAGCAAGCAGTGACGACTCACACTTGGAACTTTGCCCACTTTCACTTTTCACATTAAGTGGACTAGCacatgaaatagaaatattcccacctgctcctgcccccaGATTACCTAACACTGCAACATTTTCACAAAGAACTCACAATACAATttaagaaaaccccaaaatccagacAGGACAAACACTGCATGAATAGTTGATGAAAAACCCTTTGTGACATCTGTGCTTTTGTTTCTAACTACCAACATACCAAGGGTAGTTAACTGTGGATACAGGGGTATGAGAGATGGCTCCAAAAATATTCTGCAAGATTttgcagggagaggaaaagctcTTGCACTAGCAAAGCTGCAGgtgccacaggaaaaaaaaaaccaaaaaacatatacacatataaacagaattttaaaagactgaGAGACTAACAATATTTGTCaatgaaaaatataagaaaacaCTAATTAACATACAAAATAAACACCCTATACAAATAATATTAGAGCatgcaataagaaaaaaatagatgcTGGTATGtagagaaatttttaaataaaccccccaaaaaaggcaACACACAAAACAGACGAAAAGACAATCCTGAAACACATCCCCAGCAGAGCCAACCGGAAAACTTCTGCCACACTTTCGTCTCCTGCAATAGCTCAGTAACCAGACTtccccctggcagcagccctgagaAAGTGTCAGCTCCCGTTCTCATAGCAGCGTCCCCTCCTGGTCAGTGACAAGCACCAAAGCcctcagaaaagcaaacagaaaaaacaaaagtgaaaacaagaaatggaaattatctAGAGGATGGTGATGAAAGGAAAGCATGTGCATGGGCACATATAAAACTgcacacccagcagcaccccaagcAAAGCAACCACCACTACCGAGCCAGAGCAGGTTCCTGCACCGTGCCCTGAGTTCCACCATGGCTGTACCTGGATAcgcacagccctgcctgtggcacagcACCCTGGCACTCCTGCTCCTCATCGTGGCTCTGGCCACTGGCCTCCAGTGCCACCACCTGCGCACCCACGATCCTGGGAATGCACTCCAGCTTCTGCAGGACATGGCTCCAAGCATGGCACAGTCCTGCAATCTCCAAGAGCGGCCCTTCTTCCCCGACGCCCTCCTCCACAACAACCTGCACCCGCACCAAGCCGCCGCCATCGCCCTACGCATCCTCCAGCACCTCTTCCACACCCTcagtggaagcagcagcagccagcactggccCAGCCAGCCTCGAAACCACCTCCTCAACCAACTGCAGCACCACATCCACCACCTCGAGCAATGCCTCCGCGACAACGTTGTGCCCTTTAAAGGACCGCGCAACCCGCTGCTCGCCATCAACAAGTACTTCAGGGACATCCACCTCTTCCTCCACGCCCACAACCACAGCGCCTGCGCCTGGGACCACGTCCGCCTCGAAGCTCTTGTCTGCTTCCAACATGTGGACAGACTCATACGGCGAATGAAGCACCAAGCTGCTCTGGACCCCACTAAACCCACGGATAGCAAACACCCATCCCCAGCCAGCATCAGTGGCCACGGATCGAGTggtgatggcagcagcacaggctgggatcaCTTGGTACCAGTCACACCTTCTTCCAACTGATGAGCTGATGGGGAAAGGGGTAtgaccatggtgacactggggtCAGTCTGTGGCACAGCCCACACCCAAACCACAGCCAGTGGagtggaaggaagaggaaatttCTGCGCTACACATTCATGGACAGCTGCGAGGCACTGGGGATATGGACAGCACTTACTACCTGTGGAATTACTGCGTTCATCTAGACTGTAACGTCACCTGATGAACGGGAAGGGGATCATGGACGCTGGGGAACTACAGTGGGACTCTTATTCCAATTGCTATTTGTTACAGAACTCTGCTTACTTacttatttaattaattatttaacttagttgtttatgtatttatttggctggccatttatttatttatttattattttgttagaaataaagactttttgtaaaaccagaaaagaatgaaaaagcaaagctgtggtCATTGTGCCTCATGCTTATACCTGACATGCAAAGACACAGACCCCTCAAGCTGTGAGGGGATGaatctccctgctgcagctcatctTGCCAATGCCTCCTGCCTGGGTTGAAGGGTATGGACAGCAAACCCTTCTCAGGGAATGGTggtcctgcagcccccaggcatCTCTTACAGCTGCCAGACCACTGGGAC contains:
- the LOC119695996 gene encoding interferon-like, producing MCMGTYKTAHPAAPQAKQPPLPSQSRFLHRALSSTMAVPGYAQPCLWHSTLALLLLIVALATGLQCHHLRTHDPGNALQLLQDMAPSMAQSCNLQERPFFPDALLHNNLHPHQAAAIALRILQHLFHTLSGSSSSQHWPSQPRNHLLNQLQHHIHHLEQCLRDNVVPFKGPRNPLLAINKYFRDIHLFLHAHNHSACAWDHVRLEALVCFQHVDRLIRRMKHQAALDPTKPTDSKHPSPASISGHGSSGDGSSTGWDHLVPVTPSSN